In Lacibacter sp. H375, one DNA window encodes the following:
- a CDS encoding HD domain-containing protein, with protein MSLKLNRTSFGDPRNKGNVLDREEAFVLLSDWVKNERLQLHMKQVGHLMKCWAQEKEGLSEADQWRWEMAGLLHDADWDQWPDEHCKKIIEELEARSIDPEIIRAVASHGPNHFGVEPETKMDKMLYAFDELSGLIHAYSLMRPEGYTGMELKGVKKRLKEKSFAANVNRDEIMDALNRADVDLDSIVTFIIERQRSSY; from the coding sequence ATGTCATTGAAATTGAACCGCACAAGCTTTGGTGATCCGAGAAACAAAGGCAATGTTTTAGATCGGGAAGAAGCATTTGTATTGTTGTCAGACTGGGTTAAAAATGAACGCCTGCAACTTCACATGAAACAGGTTGGACATCTCATGAAATGCTGGGCGCAGGAAAAAGAAGGTTTATCAGAAGCTGACCAATGGCGCTGGGAAATGGCCGGCTTGTTACACGATGCGGATTGGGATCAATGGCCCGATGAGCATTGCAAAAAGATCATTGAAGAACTGGAAGCAAGGAGTATTGATCCGGAGATCATCCGGGCAGTTGCGAGTCACGGACCAAATCATTTTGGTGTTGAGCCCGAAACAAAAATGGACAAAATGCTGTATGCGTTTGATGAATTAAGCGGGTTGATTCATGCATACAGTTTAATGAGGCCCGAAGGTTATACCGGCATGGAATTGAAAGGAGTCAAAAAACGATTGAAAGAAAAAAGCTTTGCTGCAAATGTGAACCGGGATGAGATCATGGATGCTTTGAACAGGGCAGATGTTGATCTAGACAGTATTGTAACGTTTATTATAGAGCGACAGAGAAGCTCATATTAA
- a CDS encoding GSCFA domain-containing protein — translation MNLIANIDIKPLPAPITHQHSVLLIGSCFTEHIGNNLSDLKFKVLQNPSGILFEPISVCRNLVSYIQDKEYTGNDLFHFNELWQSWSHHSQFSQPDQDQALKRINQSQHTAHHFLKKADWLIITLGSSFVYKLVDNGRFVANCHKAPGQWFDKYLIPIDEQVAELDNTIHQLFHFNPKLNIIFTISPVRHLRDGVVENNRSKARLLETVHHLVNKFDRLFYFPAYELVIDVLRDYRFYDIDLAHPNYAATQFVMEKFSDYAFTEPTKQLIKDIRQLVTARNHKPFHPTSQLHKQFLQKHYELAKRLQEQNSHLDLAVDLEYFRI, via the coding sequence ATGAACCTGATTGCGAATATTGATATTAAGCCACTACCGGCGCCAATTACACACCAACACTCGGTTTTATTGATTGGGAGCTGTTTTACCGAGCATATCGGAAATAATCTAAGTGACTTGAAATTCAAAGTATTACAAAATCCAAGTGGCATTCTGTTTGAACCAATAAGTGTATGCCGCAATCTTGTTTCTTATATACAGGATAAAGAATATACCGGCAACGATCTGTTTCATTTTAACGAGCTTTGGCAAAGCTGGAGCCACCATAGTCAATTTTCACAACCAGACCAGGACCAAGCCTTGAAGCGAATAAATCAATCTCAACACACGGCTCATCATTTTCTGAAAAAAGCTGATTGGCTTATAATAACCCTTGGATCATCGTTCGTTTACAAGTTGGTGGATAATGGCCGTTTTGTAGCCAATTGCCATAAAGCTCCGGGGCAATGGTTTGATAAATATCTGATCCCAATTGATGAACAGGTGGCTGAACTGGATAATACGATCCACCAATTGTTTCATTTTAACCCCAAGCTTAATATCATTTTCACCATCAGTCCCGTGAGACATCTTCGGGACGGCGTGGTTGAGAATAACCGCAGCAAAGCCCGTTTGCTGGAAACCGTTCATCACCTGGTGAATAAGTTCGACCGGTTGTTTTATTTCCCGGCTTATGAACTGGTGATTGATGTGTTGCGTGATTACCGTTTCTATGATATTGATCTGGCGCATCCTAATTATGCGGCCACACAGTTTGTAATGGAAAAATTTTCTGATTATGCCTTCACCGAGCCCACAAAGCAATTGATCAAAGATATCCGCCAGTTAGTTACTGCACGAAATCATAAACCGTTTCATCCCACATCACAACTTCACAAACAGTTCCTGCAAAAGCACTATGAACTGGCAAAACGCCTGCAGGAGCAAAATTCACATCTCGATTTAGCCGTTGATCTTGAATACTTTAGAATATAA
- a CDS encoding hydroxymethylglutaryl-CoA lyase, whose protein sequence is MAQQSIKLVECPRDAMQGWKTFIPTEQKIRYLNALLEVGFDTIDFGSFVSPKAIPQMADTSQVIPKLKLAESRSKLLAIIANERGAEDAVLFDEIGYLGFPFSVSETFQQRNTNSSINESFKRVEAIQELCIKNKKQLVVYLSMGFGNPYGDPWTEEIVFAYAEQLVELGIETISLADTVGLATAEQVKRMTGYLVKQLPETEIGVHLHSTSLNWREKLAAAHEAGCKRFDGALKGIGGCPMADDELVGNMDTEKMIGYFEETNSLQLNIQALQKSLLIAGEIFN, encoded by the coding sequence ATGGCGCAACAATCCATTAAACTAGTTGAATGTCCTCGTGATGCCATGCAGGGTTGGAAGACGTTCATACCTACTGAGCAGAAAATCAGGTATCTTAATGCGTTACTTGAAGTTGGTTTTGATACAATCGACTTTGGCAGTTTTGTTTCGCCGAAAGCCATCCCTCAAATGGCCGATACAAGCCAGGTAATACCTAAACTTAAATTAGCAGAGTCTAGATCGAAATTATTGGCAATCATTGCAAATGAACGTGGGGCAGAAGATGCAGTTTTGTTTGACGAGATCGGTTATCTTGGGTTTCCTTTTTCAGTTTCAGAAACATTTCAACAGCGGAATACCAATAGCTCGATCAATGAATCATTCAAAAGGGTAGAGGCTATCCAGGAACTTTGTATAAAAAACAAAAAGCAATTGGTTGTTTATCTGTCCATGGGTTTTGGTAATCCTTATGGTGATCCATGGACGGAAGAAATTGTTTTTGCCTATGCGGAACAGCTGGTTGAGTTGGGTATTGAAACAATTTCACTTGCTGATACGGTTGGCTTGGCCACTGCTGAACAAGTGAAACGAATGACCGGCTATCTTGTAAAGCAATTGCCTGAAACAGAAATTGGAGTGCATCTTCATTCAACAAGTCTTAACTGGCGAGAGAAATTAGCCGCTGCACATGAGGCAGGTTGTAAGCGATTTGATGGCGCTTTAAAAGGAATTGGTGGCTGCCCAATGGCCGACGACGAGCTGGTGGGCAATATGGATACAGAAAAGATGATCGGATATTTTGAAGAAACAAACAGCCTGCAACTGAACATACAGGCCTTGCAAAAGAGCCTGCTGATAGCGGGTGAAATATTTAACTAA